Proteins from a genomic interval of Streptococcus sp. D7B5:
- a CDS encoding GtrA family protein produces the protein MKKRIKAFFNNEILSYLFFGGATTLVSIVSRLVIYHISHQEILATALANIIGILFAFITNDTIVFKQERRNWPTRLAKFFLARLSTLGLDVLLTYIFVTTFPDIIGQFVEFNIDRVNTIETILAQILIIILNYIFSKIYIFKGNN, from the coding sequence ATGAAAAAACGAATAAAAGCTTTCTTTAATAACGAAATCCTCTCCTACCTATTTTTTGGTGGTGCTACTACTCTGGTTTCTATTGTATCACGTTTGGTTATTTACCATATCAGCCACCAGGAAATCCTCGCAACTGCCCTCGCTAATATTATCGGTATTCTTTTTGCCTTTATCACAAATGATACAATCGTCTTTAAACAAGAGAGAAGGAATTGGCCAACCCGCCTGGCTAAGTTTTTCTTAGCTCGTCTTTCTACTCTTGGTCTTGACGTTCTTTTAACTTATATCTTTGTTACAACTTTCCCTGATATTATTGGCCAGTTTGTCGAATTTAATATAGATAGGGTTAATACGATTGAAACTATTCTAGCACAAATCTTGATCATCATTTTAAACTATATTTTCAGTAAAATCTATATTTTTAAAGGGAACAACTGA
- the mscL gene encoding large conductance mechanosensitive channel protein MscL, producing the protein MLKDLKEFLLRGNVVDLAVGVIIASAFGAIVTSFVNDIITPLLLNPALEAAKVQNIAELAWNGVTYGKFLSAIINFLVVGTVLFFVIKAMEKAQNLRKKEEVVEEAPAAPTELEVLQEIKALLEKK; encoded by the coding sequence ATGTTAAAGGATCTTAAAGAATTTTTGCTTCGTGGTAATGTCGTTGACCTTGCTGTCGGTGTGATCATTGCCTCTGCATTTGGTGCTATCGTTACTTCATTTGTTAACGATATCATCACTCCACTTCTATTGAACCCAGCTTTGGAAGCTGCGAAAGTACAAAACATCGCTGAGCTTGCATGGAATGGTGTTACATATGGTAAATTCTTGAGTGCTATTATCAACTTTCTCGTTGTAGGTACTGTGCTTTTCTTCGTTATTAAAGCTATGGAAAAAGCGCAAAACCTTCGTAAGAAAGAGGAAGTGGTTGAGGAAGCACCTGCTGCTCCAACTGAACTTGAAGTTCTTCAAGAAATCAAAGCTCTTCTTGAGAAAAAATAA
- a CDS encoding QueT transporter family protein → MKKLTVRDMADIAIVAAIYVVLTITPPINVLSFGAYQFRISEMLNFLAFYNPKYIIGVTIGCMIANLFSSFGLIDVFVGGGSTLVFLSLGVWLFSKYKKDYLFNGLIRKDHFFFSILFSISMITIAAELHIVAEAPFFFTWFSTGIGEFASLIVGAILIGKLGQRIDLTK, encoded by the coding sequence ATGAAAAAATTAACTGTTCGTGACATGGCAGACATCGCTATTGTTGCTGCTATTTATGTGGTTTTGACTATTACACCACCAATCAATGTTCTTAGTTTTGGGGCGTATCAGTTCCGTATTTCAGAAATGTTGAATTTCTTGGCTTTTTACAACCCTAAATACATCATTGGTGTGACAATTGGATGTATGATTGCTAATTTATTTAGTAGTTTTGGCCTAATAGATGTCTTTGTCGGTGGAGGTTCTACCCTAGTTTTCCTTAGTCTAGGGGTATGGCTCTTTAGCAAGTATAAGAAAGACTATTTGTTCAATGGTTTGATTCGAAAAGATCATTTCTTCTTTTCAATCCTCTTTTCTATTTCAATGATTACCATTGCAGCAGAACTTCATATCGTTGCTGAAGCTCCATTCTTCTTCACTTGGTTTTCTACAGGGATTGGAGAGTTTGCATCACTTATCGTGGGAGCGATTTTGATTGGTAAACTGGGACAGCGAATCGATCTAACAAAATAA